The Arcanobacterium pinnipediorum genome includes a region encoding these proteins:
- a CDS encoding prepilin peptidase: MSVINSWPIRILAVSIGMVTGLLSWQGRGADVMSVVAISIFYSLLAWNAVIDAYTKTLVVLVSNCALIIALLADIWRYGWDLQWWYPLAGALLICCLPLWILSSATSGTVIGIGDVRLLVVLVCWHGLKVLPVLIIAVVCAGCVGVVGLLSKRLKLSSTLPFGPFLVAASWVVSVGKEAVNLAQSVI, from the coding sequence ATGAGTGTTATCAACAGCTGGCCGATACGCATACTAGCCGTAAGTATCGGGATGGTTACGGGTTTGCTGAGCTGGCAGGGCCGCGGCGCGGATGTGATGAGCGTTGTGGCCATAAGTATTTTTTACTCGCTACTAGCGTGGAATGCAGTGATTGACGCTTACACAAAAACCCTAGTGGTGTTGGTAAGTAACTGTGCGTTGATCATCGCACTACTTGCCGATATCTGGCGCTATGGTTGGGATCTTCAATGGTGGTATCCACTAGCTGGCGCGTTGTTGATCTGCTGTTTACCACTGTGGATTTTATCTTCCGCTACCTCTGGCACCGTCATAGGAATAGGCGATGTTAGATTGCTGGTGGTCTTGGTGTGTTGGCACGGCTTAAAAGTATTGCCAGTGCTCATAATTGCGGTGGTGTGCGCTGGATGTGTAGGAGTAGTTGGCTTATTGAGTAAACGGCTGAAATTGTCTTCGACGTTGCCCTTTGGCCCATTTTTGGTTGCCGCCTCGTGGGTAGTCTCAGTGGGCAAAGAGGCTGTGAATTTGGCACAATCAGTTATATGA
- the aroC gene encoding chorismate synthase: MIRWSTAGESHGRGLIAVIEGIPAGVELSTSGLEAELRRRRGGYGRGTRQSFEQDRCAFISGVRHGKTLGSPIAIEIHNSEWLRWDSVMNPDVVDPDELRRSDGHGDDRELARNRRLTRPRPGHADLPGVLKYGFYDVRNVLERASARETAARVALGYVAKELLRHVAGIVIAGHVVQVGDQRAPAQILDIGDIENIENSPVRCANARTEQLFIDVIDTARRLGDTVGGVVEVVAWNVPVGLGTYTVWHERLDAQLSAALMSIPAVKGVEIGDGFASAGRFGSVAHDEIFADPSGFSRSTNRAGGIEGGMSNGEPIVARMAVKPIPTVPHALRTIDLASGQGAAAIHQRSDVSAVVPAAVIGEAMMALTLAGQVVQHIGANTVGDLANNIAAYQQRIADQLDGEFFQ; this comes from the coding sequence ATGATTCGGTGGAGTACTGCGGGTGAGTCGCATGGACGTGGGTTAATTGCTGTGATTGAAGGGATTCCTGCGGGAGTGGAATTATCTACTTCTGGTTTGGAAGCTGAATTACGACGACGGCGTGGCGGTTACGGGCGAGGTACCCGCCAGAGTTTTGAACAAGACAGATGTGCGTTTATATCTGGGGTTCGTCACGGTAAGACGTTGGGTAGCCCGATTGCGATTGAGATTCATAATAGTGAATGGTTGCGTTGGGATAGTGTTATGAATCCAGATGTTGTTGATCCCGATGAGCTACGCCGCAGTGATGGACACGGCGATGATCGTGAATTAGCTCGAAATCGTCGGCTGACCCGGCCTCGTCCCGGGCATGCAGATCTTCCGGGGGTCTTAAAATATGGATTTTACGATGTGCGCAATGTTTTAGAGCGAGCCTCGGCACGTGAAACTGCGGCGAGAGTGGCTTTAGGTTATGTTGCCAAAGAGTTGCTTCGCCATGTGGCTGGGATCGTCATTGCTGGGCACGTCGTCCAAGTTGGAGATCAGCGCGCACCTGCGCAGATACTCGATATCGGCGATATTGAGAACATAGAAAATTCTCCTGTGCGGTGTGCAAATGCGCGAACTGAGCAACTTTTTATTGACGTCATCGATACCGCGCGGCGTTTGGGCGATACGGTTGGGGGAGTAGTAGAAGTTGTGGCCTGGAATGTTCCGGTTGGACTTGGGACATATACGGTGTGGCACGAACGCTTAGATGCCCAACTTAGCGCTGCGCTGATGTCTATTCCGGCGGTTAAAGGAGTCGAGATCGGTGATGGTTTTGCTAGTGCTGGCCGGTTTGGTTCGGTAGCACATGATGAAATCTTTGCCGATCCATCCGGATTTTCTCGATCTACTAATCGTGCGGGTGGAATTGAAGGCGGAATGAGCAATGGGGAGCCAATCGTTGCTCGGATGGCGGTTAAACCGATTCCAACGGTGCCACACGCTTTACGCACGATAGATTTGGCAAGTGGTCAAGGCGCCGCTGCCATCCATCAGCGTTCCGATGTTAGCGCAGTGGTTCCAGCTGCGGTGATTGGAGAAGCGATGATGGCATTGACTCTTGCTGGCCAGGTTGTCCAACATATTGGTGCTAACACAGTTGGTGATCTGGCTAATAACATCGCTGCATACCAACAGCGTATCGCCGACCAGTTGGATGGTGAGTTTTTCCAATGA
- the aroB gene encoding 3-dehydroquinate synthase, protein MTIQVVLIGMPGVGKTTVGKLVARRLGVPAFDSDRLISLEAGMTVAEIFEKYGVEYFRELEYQVIRRALADLHGVLSLGGGAILDPRTRQLLAGKRVVYIDATDSLLVSRLRRSRTVRPVLGVDIARAVARLRLEREAYYRQVASDIVVSDAGGIHVVVDHVIETLHKPRSISTVSGSSAYDVVVGNDLVQSIVRAAHPGSKVLLLHSPNVTSFVSRIDEGLARSGIESIAFELPDAEAAKNIDVVKQVWDLAGHNHFGRDGVVLAVGGGATTDVAGFVASTWMRGVRLVCVPTTLLGMVDAGIGGKTGIDTQYGKNMVGSFWAPSHVFCDTDVLRTLPTEEIRSGLGEIIKCGFIADPVIVSLALEPELNFAELITRAVRVKAEVVGHDFRETHCRAILNYGHTLAHAIEVVEDYTWRHGQAVAVGCLFATGLAVAAGFLSPDVIIQQRKVLSRLGLPTTYSAKRRADIEHTMLTDKKVRDGKLRFVVVDENYQMHFITDPPTDMLDYAWSVIQP, encoded by the coding sequence ATGACGATACAAGTTGTCTTAATCGGTATGCCAGGGGTTGGCAAAACAACGGTGGGTAAGTTGGTGGCGCGTCGGCTAGGCGTGCCTGCTTTCGATTCTGATCGTCTCATTAGCTTAGAGGCTGGGATGACGGTGGCAGAGATTTTCGAAAAATATGGCGTGGAGTATTTTCGTGAGTTGGAATATCAGGTTATTCGCCGGGCATTAGCCGACCTCCATGGCGTTTTGTCGTTGGGCGGCGGAGCCATACTCGATCCAAGAACTCGTCAATTATTAGCAGGCAAACGTGTTGTCTATATTGATGCCACCGATAGTTTATTGGTGTCTCGACTTCGCAGATCGCGCACTGTTCGTCCGGTGCTGGGTGTAGATATTGCGCGTGCAGTGGCACGGTTGCGCCTAGAACGAGAAGCGTATTATCGGCAGGTGGCATCAGATATTGTTGTCTCGGATGCTGGTGGAATTCACGTCGTCGTCGATCATGTGATAGAGACGTTGCATAAGCCGCGCTCGATATCGACTGTGTCTGGAAGTAGTGCATACGATGTGGTTGTGGGAAACGATCTGGTACAAAGTATCGTTCGTGCTGCTCATCCAGGAAGTAAAGTTTTATTGTTGCATAGCCCGAACGTCACTTCGTTTGTGAGCCGAATTGATGAGGGCTTAGCACGTTCGGGCATAGAATCCATCGCCTTCGAACTTCCCGATGCAGAGGCAGCAAAAAATATTGATGTGGTTAAGCAGGTATGGGATCTAGCTGGACATAACCATTTTGGTCGAGACGGAGTTGTGCTCGCCGTTGGTGGCGGGGCAACGACCGACGTTGCCGGTTTTGTTGCATCGACGTGGATGCGCGGGGTGCGCCTTGTGTGTGTGCCAACTACGCTGTTGGGCATGGTCGATGCAGGGATTGGTGGCAAAACAGGTATCGATACTCAATACGGTAAAAATATGGTGGGCAGTTTTTGGGCGCCTTCACATGTTTTTTGCGATACCGATGTTTTACGAACCTTACCTACCGAAGAGATCCGGAGCGGTTTAGGCGAAATCATTAAATGTGGTTTCATCGCCGATCCGGTGATTGTGTCCTTGGCGCTCGAACCTGAACTCAATTTTGCGGAATTGATTACCCGTGCTGTACGAGTCAAAGCTGAGGTTGTTGGGCATGATTTCCGCGAAACGCATTGCCGGGCGATTCTCAATTATGGACACACGCTAGCCCATGCGATTGAAGTTGTCGAAGATTACACGTGGCGCCACGGGCAGGCAGTGGCAGTGGGATGTCTGTTTGCGACCGGTCTCGCCGTAGCAGCTGGATTTCTTTCTCCTGACGTTATTATCCAGCAACGAAAGGTTTTGTCCCGACTAGGGTTGCCCACCACGTATTCAGCTAAGCGGCGGGCAGACATCGAACACACAATGCTCACCGACAAAAAGGTTAGAGATGGAAAACTGCGGTTCGTCGTCGTCGATGAAAATTATCAGATGCATTTCATCACCGATCCACCAACCGATATGCTCGACTATGCGTGGAGTGTGATTCAACCATGA
- the efp gene encoding elongation factor P has translation MATTNDLKNGMVLKIDNQLWQVVEFQHVKPGKGPAFVRTKLKNVLSGKNVDKTFNAGVKVETATVDRRDMQYLYNDGTDFIFMDLDNYEQLPVSAEIVGDAKNYMLENSNVIVAMHEGAVLFIELPASVVLEVTYTEPGLQGDRSNSGTKPATVETGYELQVPLFLDQGTKIKVDTRTGEYINRA, from the coding sequence GTGGCAACCACAAATGACCTCAAGAACGGTATGGTGCTTAAGATTGACAACCAACTTTGGCAGGTTGTTGAATTTCAGCACGTCAAGCCAGGCAAGGGCCCAGCTTTCGTGCGTACTAAGTTAAAGAATGTACTTTCCGGAAAGAACGTCGATAAGACTTTTAATGCTGGAGTCAAAGTCGAGACAGCAACTGTTGATCGTCGTGATATGCAGTATCTGTACAACGATGGTACTGATTTTATCTTCATGGATCTCGATAATTATGAACAACTTCCAGTGAGTGCTGAAATTGTTGGCGATGCCAAGAACTACATGCTGGAAAATTCAAACGTTATCGTTGCCATGCATGAAGGTGCAGTTCTTTTCATTGAATTACCAGCTTCAGTTGTTTTGGAAGTGACCTACACTGAGCCAGGTTTGCAAGGTGATCGTTCTAATTCTGGAACCAAGCCGGCAACAGTAGAAACAGGCTACGAGTTGCAGGTGCCACTCTTCCTTGATCAGGGCACGAAGATCAAGGTCGATACACGTACTGGCGAATATATCAACCGCGCCTGA